A region of Coccinella septempunctata chromosome 5, icCocSept1.1, whole genome shotgun sequence DNA encodes the following proteins:
- the LOC123313853 gene encoding sorting nexin-29 codes for MSMKLMSAVIPTSLTSQNTNKSEDSNILLKHLLECVQNCQKRFGGKTELATEFDSCVIALCLTLEQVLSHGLRSKPLELPQTSTLKQVSGIVASSLLIGNEPLSFWPFIRNHLTRHEQERYTVLKNIHTDTGKGRAWIRSTLNERSLERYINTLLGDTKSLEIYYEDWALLRDHEKSSMLPNMAAGLAAILFAISIDKVELNDLNSQQKLLSGLSKSEPVIEAPIQDPSKNTKEKKKKKVARQFISFEEDSLLSSSIPSSSGSLSSDTSSLNETQYTFNSTAHSNKDQNKTLDIMEAKKADQPSTVEIKRKLSVENSGTFTKYSTEVPETLTPISQAEVGELTPISVEIGREDRSSDLSDDLVEAPSDISAVLTAVESKNEEERKRFREKIESLNRENETLKEQVNKYLSVLKMLGKDPDVEDLDQIEELPNYKSEAEIFERKLVQVAEMHAELMDFNVHLQQVICEKDQLLERLKTELEMLTGPISPEEITLEDSLANVHVWIPSAFLTGSGSNSHHVYQIFLRAGNDEWNIYRRYAQFHALHTDLKKVDPAIAFFDFPPKKSIGKKDASLVESRRKRLQTYLRRILAHWPELSHCSSRHLLEQHLSFFKDQKENEPTARNTRRNNENHYTGL; via the exons ATG tCAATGAAGCTGATGTCTGCTGTTATTCCTACATCACTGACCAGCCAGAACACGAACAAGTCGGAAGATTCGAATATTTTGCTCAAACATCTATTGGAATGTGTGCAAAATTGTCAGAAGAGGTTTGGTGGAAAAACAGAGCTTGCAACAGAATTTGATAGTTGTGTAATTGCTCTTTGTTTAACGTTAGAGCAGGTTTTATCTCATGGCTTAAGAAGTAAACCATTAGAACTCCCACAAACATCTACTTTGAAACAAGTTTCAGGAATTGTTGCTAGTAGTTTGCTAATTGGGAATGAACCATTGT CATTTTGGCCCTTTATAAGAAATCATTTAACTCGGCATGAACAAGAGAGGTATACAGTTTTGAAAAATATCCACACAGATACTGGTAAAGGAAGGGCTTGGATCCGTTCAACTCTTAATGAAAGATCATTAGAAAG ATATATCAATACCTTGCTTGGAGATACCAAATCATTAGAGATATATTATGAAGATTGGGCATTACTACGAGATCATGAAAAGAGCTCTATGTTGCCTAATATGGCAGCTG GTTTAGCTGCTATATTATTTGCTATAAGTATAGATAAAGTTGAATTGAATGATTTGAATAGCCAGCAAAAACTCCTCAGTGGCCTTTCAAAATCTGAACCTGTTATTGAAGCTCCAATACAAG ATCCATCTAAAAatacaaaagaaaaaaagaaaaagaaggttGCTCGACAATTCATATCTTTTGAGGAAGATAGTTTATTATCATCTAGTATCCCTTCAAGCTCAGGAAGCTTATCCTCGGACACAAGCTCATTGAACGAAACTCAGTACACATTCAACTCAACTGCACATTCCAATAAGGACCAAAATAAAACGCTTGACATTATGGAAGCCAAGAAAGCAGATCAACCTTCAACGGTTGAAATAAAAAGGAAATTATCAGTGGAAAATAGTGGAACATTCACGAAATATTCCACAGAAGTTCCAGAAACGTTAACTCCCATCAGTCAAGCTGAGGTCGGTGAATTAACCCCTATTTCTGTCGAAATAGGAAGGGAAGATAGGTCTTCTGACTTATCAGATGATTTGGTTGAAGCTCCAAGTGATATCAGTGCTGTATTGACTGCAGTTGAATCTAAGAATGAAGAAGAACGAAAAAGATTcagggaaaaaattgaatctcTAAATAGGGAGAATGAAACTTTGAAGGAACAGGTGAATAAGTACCTGAGTGTATTGAAAATGTTGGGAAAAGATCCAGATGTGGAGGATCTGGATCAAATTGAGGAACTGCCAAATTATAAAAGCGAAGCTGAAATTTTTGAGAGGAAATTGGTCCAG GTTGCTGAGATGCATGCAGAACTTATGGATTTCAATgttcatctacaacaagtaatATGTGAAAAAGATCAACTACTGGAACGCCTGAAAACTGAGTTAGAAATGTTGACAGGTCCTATTTCTCCAGAAGAGATTACTTTAGAAGATAGTTTGGCGAATGTGCATGTGTGGATACCATCTGCTTTTTTAACAG gTTCTGGTTCCAATTCACACCATGTGTATCAGATTTTTCTAAGGGCTGGTAATGATGAGTGGAATATTTACAGGCGATACGCTCAATTTCATGCCTTACACACGGACTTGAAGAAAGTAGATCCTGCTATtgcattttttgattttccgcCAAAGAAGAGCATTGGAAAAAAG GACGCATCGCTAGTGGAAAGCAGAAGAAAAAGGCTTCAAACCTACCTCAGGAGAATATTGGCTCACTGGCCTGAGTTATCTCATTGTTCCAGTCGACATTTACTGGAGCAACATCTTTCATTCTTCAA aGATCAAAAGGAAAATGAACCAACAGCCAGGAACACTAGAAGAAATAACGAGAATCATTATACAGGGCTGTAA